CTGCAGATGTTGCACTTGACCTTGACCGGTGTATCTTCAACCATAGCAACGATAGTGTGATTGGTTTCCTGCGCGCACTTGGAACACTTGGCCGCAATATAATCGCCAGCTGACAACGGGGTACTGCTCATTGATGAAACTCCCTTTAGTGAAAAAATAGTCAAGCACACCAGAAACGACCAAGCACTCAGCAGGGTTTCGAGGCAAGCCTGACAGGTCTCAAAAATAGACCTGACGACACACCGGACGCTTAACCGAGGAACAGAAAGGCTCAAGAGTCTAAAGAGGGTGTCAGCCAGGTTGGTCTTACATAGTACCCCCGGACGGCAAAAAAAGATAGCAGCATTGGATTAGAATTTGGAAACATCGACCATATAGCGGGGCAGGATCCTCCTGATACAGGTTCTTCTACGACTCACAGGACCTGAGAAATGACGGTCAGCAGGCGAATGAAGGCCTCCACCGACTCAGCATCCGCACTTTCTTCCATCGTATGATAACCGAAGGTCGGGATCTGAATAGTGGTCCCGTCAACCAGCCTGTTCGAGGCCGCGATGATTCGACCCATCTCGGTACTGCCGAGGGAGCGCGGCTTTTCCCCGGAAAGCACGCGCTGTGCGTTGCCGGCTTCGACATAACGATTCTTGTACAGAAAAGACAGTCGATTCTCCTGACAGAGGCGCTCAATCAGCGTAGTCGCCTCGCGGTTGAAAGTGGCATTGGCGTCCTTTTCACGCAACACCAGAAGCTGGCCGTTGGCCGCCTCAATGTCACGGAAAGGGCTGGTATCAACAACAAACAAGCGATTGGTTGACCCCCCAAAGCGCCGAAACCATTCCAGCAGATAGCGCCAGCTCTTCCCCGCTTCTTCCTGGGCGGTAAAAAAAGCGGTCCCTTCAAAGCCGAGGCTGAACAAGTGAACCAGCACCGCAGCCGTCAGGACATTATCCAGCTGCCCCTCCAGTCGGCCGTTGGTTATTTTGAGCCGATCCTTAAAAGCCACCGGCGTGCCGGCGACGACGGTGTCCAGCCCTTCGGTCTCAAAAATCAGGTTATTTCTGAACTCACAGACATGCGAAGAACGGATGATTCCATTGCCGCGATAGACCCCGGACCAGGGCTCATAAGCATAAACCGGCACCGACTGAAAGCGCCCGGTGATCTTGCTCATCAGCTCTTCCGAGACCGAATTGTTCAGCAGATCTGTCCGGTTACCAGAGATAAACGCGGCATACTGAAACTCATCAGGGCCGGTACAGATCAGACCATGCCGGTCGATATGTGCTGAAAACATGGCGCTCAAAGGCCTGCTCCCCTGGGCCACCAGCAACCCCTCATACCAGGTAACCTGCGCACCGCGCTCTTCGAGTTCGCGCTGCAGGACGCGAAAAAAGGAATGCTCGGCGCCCACGACGCTGGGTTGGCGGATGAGGGCTTTGAGCAGATCGATAAATTCAAGACTCAACATCGAAATCACCTGTAGCGGCGCGCGGGCCGGGGGAAAGAGCTTCTGGATGGTTTGACATGCAGGCACCCTGTCGTTATTGCAGCGCCACGACCCGGTAGATAGCGGCCATCAAGATTGCCAGATCTGGATCCGACATCACATAGGGCGGCATCACATAGACCAGCTTGCCGAAGGGACGCACCCAGACCCCCTGTTTTACAAATTCCGGCTGAATCCGGGCCATCACCACCGGCGCCTTCATCTCGACCACCCCGATGGCGCCGAGCACCCGCACCTCAGCCACTTGCGGCAACTCGCGACAGGGGGCAAGGCCCGAGGAAAGACCGGCGGCAATTCTGGCAACGTTCACTGCCCAATCCGAATCGAGCAACAGGTCGATACTCGCGCAGGCGACCGCGCAGGCTAGCGGGTTGCCCATAAAGGTCGGGCCGTGCATAAAGACCCCCGGCTCACCTTGCGAAAGGCCCTCGGCCACGCGCGCTGTGGTGAGGGTTGCCGCCAGGGTCATGGTGCCGCCGGTCAGCGCCTTGCCGAGGCAGAGGATATCAGGCGAGATCCCGGCATGCTCGCAGGCGAAGAGTTTACCGCTACGCCCGAACCCGGTCGCAATTTCGTCAGCGATCAACAGCAGATCATACTGATCGCAGAGTGCCCGCACTTCGCGTAGATATTGCGGGTGGTAGAAGCGCATCCCCCCCGCCCCCTGCACAATCGGTTCAAGAATGACCGCCGCGAGCTGTGAGTGATGCTCCTCGATCAGGCATTGCAGGCTGAGGATATCCTGCGGCTCCCAGTCTGCGCCGAAAGGGCAGCGGGGCGCATCGGCGAACAGCTGATGCTGCAGCAGGCCCGACCAGATTTGATGCATCCCGGTGTCGGGGTCACAGACCGACATGGCGCCGAAGGTGTCACCATGATAGCCGTTCCGAATGGTCAGCAGGCGCTGTTTTTCTGGACGACCGGTGCTGTAGCAGAACTGGATCGCCATCTTCATCGCCACTTCGACCGCAACCGAACCTGAGTCACTGAAGAAGACATGCTGCAGCGGTGCCGGGGTCAGTTCGACCAGTTTACGCCCCAGTTCGACGGCGGAAGGGTGAGTCAAGCCACCGAACATGACATGGGACATCTGGTCGATCTGCTGCTTGAGTGCGGCGTTTAAACGGGGATGGTTATAGCCGTGGATAGCAGACCACCAGCTGGCCATGCCATCGATCAGTTCGCGGCCATCTGCCAGTTTAAGGCGGACTCCGCTGGCGCCGACCACCGGGAAGACAGGCAAGGGGTCGGTCATAGAGGTGTAGGGGTGCCACAGGTGCTGGCGGTCAAAACTGAGCCAGTCGTTGGAATCAGGCATGGACTCTCCGAAAATATCTAGATGGGAACAGTAGACAGGAATGAAACCCGTTTTTCAGGAAGAACAGGAATCGCCACAGCCACAATCACTCGAGCCCTTGATACCCGGCAGCAGATTTCTGACAATCAGCAGCAGCAGCAGGATCGCAGAGATCACCTCAACCGGGGATGAGGCCGTTGTTCCAGCCTGTGCGACCCATGGCATCAGATCAAGACCAGTGATGCCGATACCCCAGTTGAGCAAAAACCCGAACAGCAGTGAACAGAGTGCGAGGGACGCCAGGTAGATCACCGTCGCCGCCCGTCCAAAATAACGCAGGACCAGGGTCAGGGTTGCCGCATTGGTCGCCGGACCTGCCAGCAAAAAAACCAGTGCTGCGCCGGGCGACAGGCCTTTCAAAATAAGCGCGGCTGCAATCGGCGTTGACGCACTGGCGCAGATATAGAGCGGAATCCCGACCAGCAACATGATCAGCAGCGAGACAAATTCACTCCCCAGGTAACGCGCGATCAGCACTTCGGGCACCAGATGCGAAATCACCGCGGCAAGCAGGACCCCGAGCAGCAGCCATTTACCGATATCACCGAGCAGGTCACCAAAGGCGTAGGCTTGCCCGGCGCGAACCCGCGACCACAGGGAAGCTTCGACATGCTGGTGGCCGGCGTCCGCGCAACCGGGAACAGAACACTCACAGCTGGCGGCCAGCGCCTTATCCAGCGGCTCTTCCGGCAACAGGTTGATCAACAACCCGGTAATGGTCGCCGTCAGAAAGGCCGCAATCGGCCGCACCACTGCCATCAACGGCCCCAGCAGCGCCCAGGTGATGGCGATAGAATCGACCCCGGTCTCGGGCACCGAAACCAGAAACGAAGCCGCAGCGCCTTTACTCGCCCCCTGCTTGCGCAGGCCGATCGCCGCGGGAATGACCCCGCAGGAACAAAGCGGCAGCGGGACACCGAAGAGTGCCGCCTTGAACACCGAGCCGCTGCTGCTTTTCCCCAGATGGCGAACCACGACATCCTCAGGCACCAGCGCCTTGAGCAGTCCGGCGGCAAAAAAGCCGAACAGCACATAGGGCGCGGCCTCAAGCAGGATGCGCCAGCATTCAAGGCCGATAGCAGTGAGAAATTGGATCATCGGACTACCTAATATAAAAACAAAAAATTATCGGACGCGTTTTATTTAAGAATAACCCAGCAGCGGCAAACATGTAAGACACGATTTCTGGCGGTGCCAATGCTGGCTAAACCGTCTGAAATAGATGCCACCCTTTTATTTGAGACAATCTCATTTTAAAAAAATCACAAATCCATAAGCCCCGGGTAAACCTTTCTGTCACCCCTGCGTCTAAACAGGTAATCAAACAACTTACCGAAGGAGAAAACAGCATGAAAAGTTTATTTTTAGCGGCGGTCATCATGGCAAGTCTCGTAGGAACTCAAATAGTTGCTGAAGCCCGCGGCGGTTCCGGTAATGGTGCTGGCATGAGTAACGGCTCGGCGAGCATGACCCGCATGGGCGGTAACGCCATGGGCCTGAGTGGTTCGGCCATGCAGACGCGAACTCGGACACAGGCCCGCGTGCGTGACCAGTCTCAACTCAGAGATTCAACGATGACCGGCACCGCAGATGAAAGCAAACTTCAAACCCGGCAACAACTGCGTGACCCCGCACTGCACGTTGAGACAATGCCCTCTCCGGTCGTTGTCACAGAGTAAACAACGCCAAAGACAGCTTCGCAGTACTAACCAAAAGGCCCATCCGCTTGCAGATGGGCTTTTTGCAATTTGTGGCGCGTTCAACGCCATCCCCTGTTTCAGCTCAAAAGGATGTCATGCCGCCACAGAAGAATGCCGACGCTCAGGTTTCTGTTAGAATGAAGGGTGTAGCCCCTTCACCTGATTGTCTCAAGAAAGGTATTTTCCATGGATTACGTCTTCAATAAAAAGGTACATATCTCTTTCGCACAAGCCATTGAGCGGGTAATCGAAGAACTAGGAAAGGAAGGATTTGGTGTCCTGACCGAAATCGACGTTACGGCGACCCTCAAAAAGAAGCTGGATGTTGATTTTCGCAACTACCGGATTCTGGGCGCCTGCAATCCGACCTACGCCTATAAAGCCCTGCAGGCCGAGCCCTGGATCGGCAGCATGCTCCCCTGTAACGTCATCGTGCAGGAATTGGAGACGGGGGAAGTCGAAGTGGGGGCCGTTAACCCGATCGCTTCGATGCAGGCGGTCGACAACCCCGCGCTCGGCGAGATTGCGCTGGTGATTCAGAAAAAGCTGCAGGACGTTATAGATCGGCTTTAATCACTAACGCCATTTTTGTAACTCTACTCAACATGCGTCAGGGTTTTCACACATGATCTGGCTTAAAGCGACCTGTCAGCTCGACTTTCACATGGATTCGCAAACCGCCCTGATGCTGATGTTACGCCCACAGAGCGGAGCGCAGCAGTGGATCGCGCGCGAAGACTACAGGCTGGACCCCAACCTCCCCATGGTCGAATTTACCGACAGCTATGGCAACCTCTGCCAGCGCCTGGTCGCACCATCAGGAGCCCTGTCTATTCAAACCTCCGCGCTGGCTATGACAGCAGAGGGGGTGGACTGTGCCCCCGGTTCCAGATTTATTGAAGTACAGTACCTCCCCCAGGCCGTACTCGTTTACCTGCTTCCGAGCCGCTATTGTGAGTCCGACCGACTTGGCGACATCGCCTGCGAAATCGTCACCGGGGAGACACTCGGGTATGACCAGGTAGCGTGCATCGACGACTGGATTCGCAACAACATCCGGTACACCCCCGGGTCGAGTCCGTTTCAGGTTTCTGCAACTGAAGTTCATACGCGGCGCGAAGGGGTCTGCCGTGATCTGGCGCACCTTGGCATCGCACTCTGCCGCAGCATCAGCATTCCCGCGCGCCTGGTGGTCGGGTACCTCTACGGTCTTCAGCCGTTGGATTTGCACGCCTGGTTCGAGGCCTATGTCGGTGGGCGCTGGTATACTTTCGACCCGACTCAGTACCAGAGCCGCGGTGGCCGCATTGCCATCGCCTATGGTCGCGATGCCGCCGACGTGTCGATCTTCCATCAGTTCGGTGGGGGTGATATTCTCTCCGGAATGGAGGTTCTGGTGCAGTCGCTGCCGGGTATGCCGTTCTAGGAGACCATCTCATCAACAGTCGCCCAGATCAGGCACTGTTTCTGCGCTGCCGCGATAAACAGAACAAAAACATTTCTCCTCGTTTGTCAGTACATATGCTATTTTAGAACTTCATTGGTCATATATCAGATACCAGCTTGCGCCTCTCTTGAGAGCCATCTGTGTCACTCTTCCACAAGGATTTTCTATGCCCATCCGCATCGCCTGTAATCACGACACCAGCTATAAATTTGATCGTCCGATTTCGATTTTTCCCCATGTCATCAGACTGCGACCAGCGCCGCACAGCCGCACTCCGATTCATGCATATTCACTCAAAATCACTCCGGAAAAACATTTTATAAACTGGCAGCAGGACGCCTTTGGCAACTACCTGGCGCGGCTGGTTTTTCCGGAAAAAACCAACGAGATGAGCATCAAGGTCGAGGTTATAGCCGACATGACGGCCTATAACCCCTTCGACTTTTTTATTGAAGAGTATGCCGAGACCTATCCCTTCACCTATGAGGCGCTGGAGCGTTCTGAGTTAGCCCCCTACTTCGCTAAAATTGAACCCGGTCCGCAGCTGAAAAAACTTCTCGAGAGCATTGACCGCAGCGAAAAGCGTACTATCGATTTTCTGATCGAGGTTAATCAGAAAATCATGTCAGTCGTCAACTATTCGGTGCGTATGGAGGTCGGGGTTCAGAGCTGCGAGACAACCCTGTCGCGCGCCATCGGATCCTGTCGTGATTCTGCCTGGCTGCTGTTGCAGGTGCTGCGTCACCTCGGTCTGGCGTCACGCTTTGTCAGCGGCTACCTGGTCCAGCTGTCATCCGATGAAAAATCGCTGGATGGCCCTTCGGGCCCCGAGAAAGATTTTACCGATCTGCACGCCTGGACCGAAGTTTATATCCCGGGCGCCGGCTGGATCGGCCTCGACCCGACCTCGGGGCTCCTCGCCAGCGAAGGACACATCCCCCTGGCCTGCACCCCGCATCCGTCGAGTGCTGCGCCGGTGACCGGCGCGACCGAAAAATGCGAGGTCGAATTCACCCACAGCAACGTCGTGACCCGGATCCATGAAGACCCGCGCGTCACCAAGCCCTACAGCGATGAACAATGGCTGATGGTCAACGCCCTCGGCCAGCAGGTCGATGCCGAAATTGTCGCCGCCGACATGCGCCTGACCATGGGCGGTGAGCCGACCTTTGTCTCCATCGATGACATGGCGAGCGCCCAGTGGAACACCGCCGCCGACGGCCCGCACAAACGGGAACTCGCCTACGACCTGACCCTGCGCCTGCGCGACGCCTTTTCCCAGGGCGGCCTGCTGCACTTCGGCCAGGGAAAATGGTACCCCGGTGAGCCACTGCCGCGCTGGGCCAACAGCATCTTCTGGCGCAAGGACGGCAACCCCATCTGGCGAAACCCGACGCTGCTCGCCGACATCCATAAAGACTACAAGCTCACCGATACCGATGCGCTGAACCTGGCTGAGCGTGTGACCGCGCTTTTGGGGATCAACAATAACTATCTGGTCGCAGGCTTCGAGGATGTCTTCTACTGGCTGTGGAAAGAGGGCACCATTCCCAAAAACCTCGACCCGCTTAAGGTCGATCTGAAAGATTCGGCTGAACGCCGTGCCCTGGCGCAGGCGCTTGATCGCGGAATAGGGAACCCGGTCGGCTATGCCCTGCCATTAAAATGGGACGACCAGAAAGCGACCTGGGCCAGCAGCCCCTGGGATTTCAAACGTGAACAGATGTTCCTGATCCCCGGTGACTCAGCTATGGGGATGCGTCTCCCCCTCGATTCACTCCCCTGGGTGGCACCGGAGAAACGTGAGCCATTTTACGACAAGGACCAGTTCGCCGAACGCGCCGCACTGGACGACTTTCACGACAAAATTTCCAGCGCGGCGGCAGGTGCCGAAGAGACCGCAGACCGCAGCGATGAAGAGACCCCGCTGATTGAAATCACCCACACCGCCCTGTGCATCGAGGCGCGCGGCGGGCGCCTGCATCTCTTCATGCCCCCTCTGAGCACCCTGGAACAGTACCTCCACCTGATCGCGGCCATCGAGACCGCGGCTGAAGAACTTCAGCATCCGGTAGTTATTGAAGGCTATGAACCGCCGCGTGACGCACGGCTTGAAAAACTGGCCGTCACTCCCGACCCCGGGGTTATCGAAGTCAACGTCCATCCGGTCAGCAGCTGGAACGAGCTGGTCGAGAACACCACGCGGCTCTACGAAGAAGCACGCCAATGCCGGCTGGGAACCGAAAAGTTCATGCAGGACGGACGCCATACCGGCACCGGCGGCGGTAACCACATCACCCTCGGCGGTCCCACCCCGGCCGACAGCCCGATCCTGCGCCGTCCCGACCTGCTGCGCAGCCTGGTGACCTACTGGCAGCATCACCCCGGACTCTCCTACCTCTTCTCCGGCATGTTCCTCGGACCGACCAGCCAGGCACCGCGTATCGACGAGGCGCGCAACGATTCACTCTACGAACTTGAGATCGCGTTCCAGCAGATGCCCGAAGGAGAGGTCGCCGAACCCTGGCTGGTTGATCGCCTGATGCGCAACCTGCTCATCGATGTCACCGGCAACACCCATCGGGCCGAATTCTGCATCGACAAGCTTTATTCACCGGACAGCGCCACCGGCCGCCTCGGGCTGCTTGAGCTGCGGGCCTTTGAAATGCCCCCGCATGCGCGCATGAGCCTGGTCCAGAATCTGCTCTTGCGCACCCTGCTCGCCTGGTTCTGGAAGCAACCCTACAAACAGAATCTGGTGCGCTGGGGGACCGAGCTGCATGACCGTTTTCTCCTCCCCTATTATGTGAAGCAGGATATGAAGGAGATCGTCGCCGATCTGCAAAAGGCCGGGTACCCGTTCAAGCTGGAATGGTTCGATCCCTTCTTCGAATTCCGCTTCCCGCGTTACGGCACGGTGCAGATTGACGAGATCGAACTGGAGCTGCGCTTTGCCATCGAGCCCTGGCATGTGCTGGGCGAAGAGGTCACCAGCCAGGGAACCGCGCGCTACGTCGATTCCTCGGTGGAACGGTTGCAGCTCCACGTCACTGGTTTGACCGAAGGTCGTCATGTCATCTCCTGTAATGGCCGCCGACTGCCGTTACGCAAGACCGGGCGCAAGGATGAGTTCGTCGCCGGGGTCCGTTATCGGGCCTGGCAGCCGCCTTCGGCGCTGCATCCGACCATCAAGCCCCATACTCCACTGATTTTTGACGTCATCGACAGCTGGACCGGCCGCTCCATCGGCGGTTGCGCCTATCATGTCGCCCATCCGGGCGGGCGCAATTATGATGATTTCCCGGTCAACGCCTTAACTGCCGAGTCGCGCCGCGGTGCGCTGTTTACCGTGACCGAACACAGCCCCGGGCCGATTCAGGCCCAGGCCGATTATGCCCCCGCAGGCCACTTCTTCCCGCAGGGAACACCACCGAATCTGATGGCGCCCCCGGTGGAAGAACCGAACGAAGAATTTCCGTACACCCTGGATTTGCGCTGTGCACCACCCAAATGACCTTTTCCGCCGTGATCACCGATCATGGCGGGCAGTGAGATAGCTGACGTGAGAATAGAATCAGATCAACGCCAAAATGCCGGTTCACAATCCTATGCAACCGAGCTCAGTCAGGACACAGATTTCTGCCTCAGCAAAGGGATTCTCTCCGCGCACGAACAGAAACTTATGCAGTCCCTCGAAACGATCGGCAGCAAACGCCTGAATCGCCGACGCAAAGAAGCGCAACGTCTGCTGCGCGAAAATGGGGCCACACATAATGTCTTTGATACGATAGACCGCGCACACCCCTGGCAGTTTGACCCCGTGCCACTGATCATCAGTGATGAGGAATGGGGAAAAATTGAAGCGGGGCTCGTTCAGCGTGCGACGCTCCTGAACCTGATTCTTGCTGACATCTATGGCCCGCAAACTCTCACAGAGAAAGGGTTATTGCCACCGGAACTAATCTTCGCCCACCAGGGTTTCCTCTTGCCTTGCGTCGGCATGCTCTCCTCCGAGAAACGCCATCTGAATATCTATTCGGCGAATTTGACCCGCGGCAAAGACGGACGCTTCTGGGTCCTGGAAGACCGCACCCAGCCTCCGCTGGGATCTGGTTATGCCCTGGAAAATCGCATCGTCATGACCCGCAGCTTTCCAAGGCTTTTTCAGGATTTTCAGGTCCACCGTCTGGCCATGTATTATCGCGCCCTGCGCAACAACCTCAGCCAACTGGCACTGCACAACAAGGCGGAACCGCATATCGTCGCCCTTACTCCCGGCCCCGGTCACAGCGCCTATTTTGAACATGCCTATCTGGCCTCTTATCTTGGCTATACCCTGGTGCAAGGCGGGGATTTGGTCGTAAGGGATGGGTGTGTCTGGCTTAAATCGGTCGGTGGCTTGCGTCAGGTCGATGTCATCCTGAGACGCCTGGATGATAACTGGTGTGATCCCCTTGAGCTGCGCGGTGATTCGATGTTCGGCGTTCCAGGCCTGCTGGAAGCGATCCGCCTCGGCAATGTCGTTACGGCCAATCATATCGGCAGCAACGTCCTCGAAAACCCTGCCCTGCTCGCATTTCTGCCGGGAATTTCACGCCACCTGCTGCAGGAAGAACTTCTGCTCCCCTCTGTCGCAACCTGGTGGTGTGGTCAACCACGCGAGCGTGAATTTGTGCTGCAGAACCTCAACAAACTCATGGTCAAGCCGATCCATCCGATCTCCGGACTGCCAGAATTTATTCCGGGGAGCCTGGATGAAATACAACTCTCCAGCTGGCGAAAGAGAATCCTTGCCAACCCGCACCTGTATGTGGGACAGGAGCTGGCCTGCCTGTCGACGGTCCCTTCATTTGTATCTGACAAGATCGAACAACGTCAGAGCATCTTGAGTACCTTCCTCACCGCGCAGGATCAGACCTATGTCGCCATGCCGGGCGGACTGACCCGAATTGCGCCTCAGGCCTCCGGTGAAATATTCTCCAATCAGGAGCGCGGCATCAGCAAGGACACCTGGGTGCTGACCCGGGAGCCGGAGAAACAGGTCAACCTCTGGCGTAAAGCGCAACCCAACCAGTTAATTCAGCCGATTGTCGGCTCTCTACCGAGCCGAGCCGCCGAGAACCTGTTCTGGGCAGGCCGTTACGCCGAACGAACTGAAGCAACCGCGCGACTGCTTCGTGCGATCCTGACGAAAATACTGGAATACAATGAATTTCGTGACGCCGATGACCACCAGCGCCTGAATCATCTCCTTGGCGCCTTGACGCACTTGACCTCAACCTTCCCTGGCTTTATCGGGGAGGGTGCCGATGAGAAGCTGGCAGATCCACGGGCTGAGCTCCTCTCCCTCGCCCGGGAGATAGAAAGACCGGGGAGCCTGAGAGCATCCTTGCGTGGCCTGAGCAGGGCGACCTACGCGATAAGGGATCTCTTACCCGCTGACGCCTGGCTGGTAGTCGACAATATGCGCCAAAACTGGAACCCCAAGATTGCTGTCAGTCAGATCGGCAGTGGCCAGCTAAACGCCAGCGTCAATAAATTGATCCTGCAACTCTCGGCATTCAGCGGTCTGACCCATGAAAATATGTCACGCGAGACGGCCTGGCTTTTGCTGAATATCGGCCGGAGACTTGAGCGGGCCATCAACCTGATCACTCTGTTACGCGCGACCCTGGTCCCCTGCTATGAAGCGAGCATGGAGTCCCAGATGATTGAATCGGTGCTGGAAACCTGCAACAGCCTGATCGTTTTCCGGCGCCGCTATCGCTCGTTCATGCAACTTTCGACCATCCTGGAGCTTCTCCTGCTTGATGAAAACTACCCGCGTGCGCTGGCCTATCAACTGCAGCAGCTCCAAAGTCACATCGACGCCCTGCCACGTGAACAGCTGATCGAAGGCCCCGGCCAGGATAAAAAGATGATCTCGGAAGCGATCACCGAACTGCGGAACGCCAACCATACGCAACTGACCCAACTTGCGGGGAGCGACAGCACCTATCCCTTGCTTGAAAAACTGCTGGTCTCGCAGAAAGACCGGCTGGAGCAGCTACTGGAGGCCCTGACGCAGCTCTATTTCAGTCCGGTGCTCGTGCCGCAGCAACTCGGGAACAATGTTGAGGGGAAGAAGGCTTCATGAATTTTCACATCACCCACTCGACCCGCTACAGCTACAGCGCCCCCGTCGGGCTGTGCTGGAACCAGGCCTGCCTCCTGCCGCGAGAGACCGCAAATCAGAAATGTCTCTCGAGTGAGCTGCAGATTTGTCCGCCCGCTTCCGGGGTACGCGAACGCAGCGATTTTTTTGGCAACCGCGTCACCCACTTTGCTATCCAGAACCCCCACAAGGAATTACTGGTCACAGCCAACAGTGATATTTCGATCACCCCGGACCCCGAACTACTGCTCGACGCCAACCTCCACACCTGGGACGAGCTTAAGATCCTGTTGGCGACGGAGAAGGATCCAGTCCGACTGCAGGCCATCCCTTTTCTCTTCGATTCACCAATGATTCCACGCACTCAGGCATTGGCCGATTATGCCTTGCCTTCATTTCAAGCCGATCGCCCGCTGGTCGAGGCGGTCCGGGATCTGATGGAACGCATTTACCGCGACTTCACCTACGATCCCGCCGGCACCACAATTGCCACCCCCCTGGCGGAGGTCTTGAAGAACAGACGCGGCGTTTGCCAGGATTTCGCCCACCTGGGAGTTGGTTGTCTGCGCTCCATGGGGCTCGCGGCGCGCTACGTCAGCGGGTATATCGAGACCCTTCCCGCACCGGGCAAGGAGCGCCTGGTCGGCGCCGCCGCATCGCACGCCTGGTTTTCGGTTTATGCGGGAGAGGCGGGCTGGGTAGATTTTGACCCGACCAATAATCAGATTCCGCTGGAGCAGCATATTACGGTGGCCTGGGGGCGTGATTTTTCGGACGTCTCGCCTTTACGGGGCGTTGCTCTGGGCGGCGGAAAACACCGCGTCAGCGTTTCGGTGGATGTCGCCCGCGCCCCGACCAAAATTGTAAACTTTCAGTTTCAAAGTCAATAACGGCCTGATCCTTACGCTTAGAGAAAAACACTGCCCGGAAAGGAGCCTCAGATGAGATTTACTGGTTATGATACAGAGGGATTTTACGATGAAGTGTTCGACGAGCAGGGAAACCCGCGCCCCGGGGCCGATCTTCTGATAGAGCGGATCAATGCCCTGCCTGACAAAGAGTTGCATCGTCGCCAGAAAGCCGCGGAAAAAGCCCTGCTCAACCTCGGAATCACCTTTAACGTCTATGGCAGCGACGCTCAAACCGAAAAAATATTCCCCTTCGATATTGTGCCGCGCATCGTCCAGGCCGAT
Above is a genomic segment from Geopsychrobacter electrodiphilus DSM 16401 containing:
- a CDS encoding DUF2126 domain-containing protein yields the protein MPIRIACNHDTSYKFDRPISIFPHVIRLRPAPHSRTPIHAYSLKITPEKHFINWQQDAFGNYLARLVFPEKTNEMSIKVEVIADMTAYNPFDFFIEEYAETYPFTYEALERSELAPYFAKIEPGPQLKKLLESIDRSEKRTIDFLIEVNQKIMSVVNYSVRMEVGVQSCETTLSRAIGSCRDSAWLLLQVLRHLGLASRFVSGYLVQLSSDEKSLDGPSGPEKDFTDLHAWTEVYIPGAGWIGLDPTSGLLASEGHIPLACTPHPSSAAPVTGATEKCEVEFTHSNVVTRIHEDPRVTKPYSDEQWLMVNALGQQVDAEIVAADMRLTMGGEPTFVSIDDMASAQWNTAADGPHKRELAYDLTLRLRDAFSQGGLLHFGQGKWYPGEPLPRWANSIFWRKDGNPIWRNPTLLADIHKDYKLTDTDALNLAERVTALLGINNNYLVAGFEDVFYWLWKEGTIPKNLDPLKVDLKDSAERRALAQALDRGIGNPVGYALPLKWDDQKATWASSPWDFKREQMFLIPGDSAMGMRLPLDSLPWVAPEKREPFYDKDQFAERAALDDFHDKISSAAAGAEETADRSDEETPLIEITHTALCIEARGGRLHLFMPPLSTLEQYLHLIAAIETAAEELQHPVVIEGYEPPRDARLEKLAVTPDPGVIEVNVHPVSSWNELVENTTRLYEEARQCRLGTEKFMQDGRHTGTGGGNHITLGGPTPADSPILRRPDLLRSLVTYWQHHPGLSYLFSGMFLGPTSQAPRIDEARNDSLYELEIAFQQMPEGEVAEPWLVDRLMRNLLIDVTGNTHRAEFCIDKLYSPDSATGRLGLLELRAFEMPPHARMSLVQNLLLRTLLAWFWKQPYKQNLVRWGTELHDRFLLPYYVKQDMKEIVADLQKAGYPFKLEWFDPFFEFRFPRYGTVQIDEIELELRFAIEPWHVLGEEVTSQGTARYVDSSVERLQLHVTGLTEGRHVISCNGRRLPLRKTGRKDEFVAGVRYRAWQPPSALHPTIKPHTPLIFDVIDSWTGRSIGGCAYHVAHPGGRNYDDFPVNALTAESRRGALFTVTEHSPGPIQAQADYAPAGHFFPQGTPPNLMAPPVEEPNEEFPYTLDLRCAPPK
- a CDS encoding circularly permuted type 2 ATP-grasp protein; its protein translation is MRIESDQRQNAGSQSYATELSQDTDFCLSKGILSAHEQKLMQSLETIGSKRLNRRRKEAQRLLRENGATHNVFDTIDRAHPWQFDPVPLIISDEEWGKIEAGLVQRATLLNLILADIYGPQTLTEKGLLPPELIFAHQGFLLPCVGMLSSEKRHLNIYSANLTRGKDGRFWVLEDRTQPPLGSGYALENRIVMTRSFPRLFQDFQVHRLAMYYRALRNNLSQLALHNKAEPHIVALTPGPGHSAYFEHAYLASYLGYTLVQGGDLVVRDGCVWLKSVGGLRQVDVILRRLDDNWCDPLELRGDSMFGVPGLLEAIRLGNVVTANHIGSNVLENPALLAFLPGISRHLLQEELLLPSVATWWCGQPREREFVLQNLNKLMVKPIHPISGLPEFIPGSLDEIQLSSWRKRILANPHLYVGQELACLSTVPSFVSDKIEQRQSILSTFLTAQDQTYVAMPGGLTRIAPQASGEIFSNQERGISKDTWVLTREPEKQVNLWRKAQPNQLIQPIVGSLPSRAAENLFWAGRYAERTEATARLLRAILTKILEYNEFRDADDHQRLNHLLGALTHLTSTFPGFIGEGADEKLADPRAELLSLAREIERPGSLRASLRGLSRATYAIRDLLPADAWLVVDNMRQNWNPKIAVSQIGSGQLNASVNKLILQLSAFSGLTHENMSRETAWLLLNIGRRLERAINLITLLRATLVPCYEASMESQMIESVLETCNSLIVFRRRYRSFMQLSTILELLLLDENYPRALAYQLQQLQSHIDALPREQLIEGPGQDKKMISEAITELRNANHTQLTQLAGSDSTYPLLEKLLVSQKDRLEQLLEALTQLYFSPVLVPQQLGNNVEGKKAS
- a CDS encoding transglutaminase family protein — translated: MNFHITHSTRYSYSAPVGLCWNQACLLPRETANQKCLSSELQICPPASGVRERSDFFGNRVTHFAIQNPHKELLVTANSDISITPDPELLLDANLHTWDELKILLATEKDPVRLQAIPFLFDSPMIPRTQALADYALPSFQADRPLVEAVRDLMERIYRDFTYDPAGTTIATPLAEVLKNRRGVCQDFAHLGVGCLRSMGLAARYVSGYIETLPAPGKERLVGAAASHAWFSVYAGEAGWVDFDPTNNQIPLEQHITVAWGRDFSDVSPLRGVALGGGKHRVSVSVDVARAPTKIVNFQFQSQ